One genomic segment of Microbacterium sp. ProA8 includes these proteins:
- a CDS encoding Rid family hydrolase, producing the protein MTKHAVLIENAPRPAGPYSHGVAAAGLLFTAGFGPQDPATGEVVAGGVYEQTQQVLRNVGSVLAAKGASFDDVVKVTAHLQHLKRDFAEYNRAYAEFFREPYPVRTTVGSELYDILVEIDVVAVLPGE; encoded by the coding sequence ATGACCAAGCACGCCGTGCTCATCGAGAACGCCCCCCGACCAGCCGGGCCCTACAGCCACGGCGTGGCCGCAGCGGGCCTGCTGTTCACGGCCGGCTTCGGCCCGCAGGATCCCGCGACCGGCGAGGTCGTGGCCGGCGGCGTCTACGAGCAGACGCAGCAGGTGCTGCGCAACGTCGGCAGCGTGCTCGCCGCCAAGGGCGCCTCGTTCGACGACGTCGTGAAGGTCACCGCCCACCTGCAGCACCTCAAGCGCGATTTCGCCGAGTACAACCGGGCCTACGCCGAGTTCTTCCGCGAGCCGTACCCCGTGCGCACCACCGTCGGCTCGGAGCTCTACGACATCCTCGTCGAGATCGACGTCGTCGCGGTCCTGCCCGGCGAATGA